A DNA window from Engystomops pustulosus chromosome 6, aEngPut4.maternal, whole genome shotgun sequence contains the following coding sequences:
- the CYTH1 gene encoding cytohesin-1 isoform X2 has product MPSDLTPQEREELENIQRRKQKLLEDIQRLKEEIAEVTNEIENLGTLEDRKNMQKNKQLAMGRKKFNMDPKKGIQFMIDNELLENTCEKIAQFLYKGEGLNKTAIGDYLGERDDFNIRILHAFVELHEFTDLNLVQALRQFLWSFRLPGEAQKIDRMMEAFAQRYCQCNPGVFQSTDTCYVLSFAIIMLNTSLHNPNVKDKPNAERFISMNRGINDGGDLPEDLLKNLYDSIKNEPFKIPEDDGNDLTHTFFNPDREGWLLKLGGGRVKTWKRRWFILTDNCLYYFEYTTDKEPRGIIPLENLSIREIEDSKKPNCFELFIPDNKDQVIKACKTEADGRVVEGNHTVYRISAPTTEEKDEWIKSIKAAISRDPFYEMLATRKKKVSSTRRH; this is encoded by the exons A TGCCCAGCGACTTGACGCCTCAAGAGAGGGAGGAATTGGAGAACATCCAGCGTAGAAAGCAGAAGCTTCTGGAGGATATACAG AGACTTAAGGAGGAGATCGCAGAAGTTACCAATGAAATTGAAAATTTGGGAACCCTGGAGGATAG GAAAAACATGCAGAAGAATAAACAACTTGCAATGGGAAGGAAAAAGTTCAATATGGACCCCAAAAAG GGTATCCAGTTCATGATTGACAACGAACTCCTGGAAAACACATGCGAGAAAATTGCTCAGTTTTTGTACAAAGGAGAAGGTTTAAACAAAACCGCTATTGGGGACTATTTGGGAGAacg AGACGACTTCAACATCCGCATCCTACATGCATTTGTGGAGCTTCACGAGTTCACAGACCTTAACCTGGTGCAGGCTCTTCG TCAGTTCCTTTGGAGTTTCCGCTTACCAGGAGAAGCCCAGAAGATTGACCGCATGATGGAAGCGTTTGCACAGCGCTACTGTCAGTGCAATCCAGGAGTCTTCCAGTCTACCG ACACCTGCTACGTCTTGTCCTTTGCCATCATCATGTTAAACACCAGCCTGCACAATCCCAACGTCAAGGACAAACCGAATGCTGAACGATTTATCTCGATGAACCGCGGCATAAACGATGGAGGCGACTTACCTGAGGACCTTTTAAAG AATTTGTATGACAGCATAAAGAATGAGCCGTTCAAGATTCCTGAAGATGACGGAAATGACCTCACTCACACTTTCTTCAACCCAGATCGAGAGGGCTGGCTATTAAAACTGGG AGGGGGTCGCGTTAAGACGTGGAAAAGACGTTGGTTTATCCTGACGGACAATTGTCTGTACTATTTTGAGTACACAACG GACAAGGAGCCCCGGGGGATCATACCTCTAGAAAACCTGAGCATCCGCGAGATTGAAGATTCAAAGAAACCG AACTGCTTTGAGCTATTTATACCAGACAACAAAGACCAGGTCATCAAAGCGTGCAAGACCGAGGCTGACGGCAGAGTGGTAGAGGGGAATCACACGGTGTACCGAATCTCCGCACCAACAACCGAAGAGAAAGACGAGTGGATAAAAAGCATAAA AGCCGCCATTAGCAGAGATCCCTTTTATGAAATGTTGgccaccagaaagaagaaggtttCCTCCACAAGGAGACATTAG
- the CYTH1 gene encoding cytohesin-1 isoform X1, whose product MVLNTDVPSDLTPQEREELENIQRRKQKLLEDIQRLKEEIAEVTNEIENLGTLEDRKNMQKNKQLAMGRKKFNMDPKKGIQFMIDNELLENTCEKIAQFLYKGEGLNKTAIGDYLGERDDFNIRILHAFVELHEFTDLNLVQALRQFLWSFRLPGEAQKIDRMMEAFAQRYCQCNPGVFQSTDTCYVLSFAIIMLNTSLHNPNVKDKPNAERFISMNRGINDGGDLPEDLLKNLYDSIKNEPFKIPEDDGNDLTHTFFNPDREGWLLKLGGGRVKTWKRRWFILTDNCLYYFEYTTDKEPRGIIPLENLSIREIEDSKKPNCFELFIPDNKDQVIKACKTEADGRVVEGNHTVYRISAPTTEEKDEWIKSIKAAISRDPFYEMLATRKKKVSSTRRH is encoded by the exons ATGGTGCTCAATACAGATG TGCCCAGCGACTTGACGCCTCAAGAGAGGGAGGAATTGGAGAACATCCAGCGTAGAAAGCAGAAGCTTCTGGAGGATATACAG AGACTTAAGGAGGAGATCGCAGAAGTTACCAATGAAATTGAAAATTTGGGAACCCTGGAGGATAG GAAAAACATGCAGAAGAATAAACAACTTGCAATGGGAAGGAAAAAGTTCAATATGGACCCCAAAAAG GGTATCCAGTTCATGATTGACAACGAACTCCTGGAAAACACATGCGAGAAAATTGCTCAGTTTTTGTACAAAGGAGAAGGTTTAAACAAAACCGCTATTGGGGACTATTTGGGAGAacg AGACGACTTCAACATCCGCATCCTACATGCATTTGTGGAGCTTCACGAGTTCACAGACCTTAACCTGGTGCAGGCTCTTCG TCAGTTCCTTTGGAGTTTCCGCTTACCAGGAGAAGCCCAGAAGATTGACCGCATGATGGAAGCGTTTGCACAGCGCTACTGTCAGTGCAATCCAGGAGTCTTCCAGTCTACCG ACACCTGCTACGTCTTGTCCTTTGCCATCATCATGTTAAACACCAGCCTGCACAATCCCAACGTCAAGGACAAACCGAATGCTGAACGATTTATCTCGATGAACCGCGGCATAAACGATGGAGGCGACTTACCTGAGGACCTTTTAAAG AATTTGTATGACAGCATAAAGAATGAGCCGTTCAAGATTCCTGAAGATGACGGAAATGACCTCACTCACACTTTCTTCAACCCAGATCGAGAGGGCTGGCTATTAAAACTGGG AGGGGGTCGCGTTAAGACGTGGAAAAGACGTTGGTTTATCCTGACGGACAATTGTCTGTACTATTTTGAGTACACAACG GACAAGGAGCCCCGGGGGATCATACCTCTAGAAAACCTGAGCATCCGCGAGATTGAAGATTCAAAGAAACCG AACTGCTTTGAGCTATTTATACCAGACAACAAAGACCAGGTCATCAAAGCGTGCAAGACCGAGGCTGACGGCAGAGTGGTAGAGGGGAATCACACGGTGTACCGAATCTCCGCACCAACAACCGAAGAGAAAGACGAGTGGATAAAAAGCATAAA AGCCGCCATTAGCAGAGATCCCTTTTATGAAATGTTGgccaccagaaagaagaaggtttCCTCCACAAGGAGACATTAG